In Acidimicrobiia bacterium, the sequence CTCCCACCACTCTGCGACGGTGAGGTCGGGATCCCACGCATCCGCCAGGAACGCCCGAACCTCGGCGCGCACGTCGCGGTCCACCGTGGTCGTCATGAATCGAGGAGCTCGAAGACCTTCTCGGGTGGCCGACAGATCATGGCGCGGTCGCCCTTGAACACAACCGGGCGCTGCATGAGCTCGGGGTGCTCGAGCAGCACCTCGATGACGGCCTCGCGGTCTTCGTACGCACCCGCGTCGAGCCCGAGCTCCTCGAACCTCTTGTCGTGGCGCACGAGCACCGACGGCGGGTCGGGGATCGCATCGAGGATGCGCTCGAGCAGCGCCCGA encodes:
- the arsC gene encoding arsenate reductase (glutaredoxin) (This arsenate reductase requires both glutathione and glutaredoxin to convert arsenate to arsenite, after which the efflux transporter formed by ArsA and ArsB can extrude the arsenite from the cell, providing resistance.); protein product: LLHGSLTPMAVITVYHNPVCSNSRGTLDLLDDRNADVEVIEYLHEPPDRALLERILDAIPDPPSVLVRHDKRFEELGLDAGAYEDREAVIEVLLEHPELMQRPVVFKGDRAMICRPPEKVFELLDS